A stretch of Paludisphaera borealis DNA encodes these proteins:
- a CDS encoding VOC family protein — MTTGMRKTGEFCWFNMLTPRPAEARAFFDALLGWTYEEIPGVGHIVQVGGRNAGGLFDLEGPQTPEGTPPLIGVMVKVESADATGDKVTSLGGKARPAFDVMDQGRMAVCTDPNGAEFDVWEPKKSQGTDVDPRRHGAPSWFENMTTDVDRASTFYSALFGWTPEVTKMPHGPDYTTFKLDGAEVAGMRAITPQMEGSRPRWATYFAVDDADATAREAVELGAMIVFALREVPGVGRFCGIASPQGVPFFVIEYAR, encoded by the coding sequence ATGACGACGGGCATGCGCAAGACGGGCGAATTCTGCTGGTTCAACATGCTGACCCCGCGGCCGGCGGAGGCGCGGGCGTTCTTCGACGCGCTGCTCGGATGGACGTACGAGGAGATCCCCGGCGTCGGCCACATCGTGCAGGTCGGCGGTCGCAACGCGGGGGGGCTGTTCGACCTCGAAGGCCCCCAGACGCCCGAGGGGACGCCGCCGCTGATCGGCGTGATGGTCAAGGTCGAGAGCGCCGACGCGACGGGCGACAAGGTGACGTCGCTCGGGGGCAAGGCGAGGCCGGCGTTCGACGTGATGGACCAGGGGCGCATGGCCGTCTGCACCGACCCCAACGGCGCCGAGTTCGACGTGTGGGAGCCGAAGAAGTCGCAAGGGACCGACGTCGACCCCCGCCGCCACGGCGCGCCGAGCTGGTTCGAGAACATGACGACCGACGTCGACCGCGCCTCGACGTTCTACTCCGCGCTGTTCGGCTGGACCCCCGAAGTCACGAAGATGCCGCACGGCCCGGATTACACGACCTTCAAGCTCGACGGCGCGGAGGTCGCGGGCATGCGGGCGATCACGCCTCAGATGGAAGGATCGCGGCCGCGCTGGGCGACGTACTTCGCGGTGGACGACGCCGACGCGACCGCGCGCGAGGCGGTCGAGCTGGGCGCGATGATCGTCTTCGCGCTGCGCGAGGTGCCGGGCGTCGGCCGGTTCTGCGGCATCGCCTCGCCCCAGGGCGTGCCGTTCTTCGTGATCGAATACGCGCGCTGA